GTAAAGGCCCAGACAGTCAACGGAACGCTGTCGTCTATCAACGCTTTTCTGGAGTTCTGCGGGTGGCAGGACTGCAAGATAAAACTCTTAAAGGTACAGAGGAAAGCGTTTCTGGATGAGACGCGGGAACTGTCTGAAGCGGAATACAAACAGCTTTTGGCGGCAGCTCAAGCCAAAGGAAATGAGCGGTTGTACCTGGTCATGCTGACCATTTGCGGTACAGGCATTAGGGTCAGCGAGCTGCAGCATATTACGGTGGAGGCGGCTCAAACCGGACGGGCGGAAATTTGCATGAAAGGAAAAAACCGCACTGTTCTTCTGCAAAAGGAATTGCGTGTCAGGTTGTTGAAATACGCAAAAGAGCTGGGTATAGACGAGGGCCACATTTTTCGCACCAGAAGTGGAAAGCCCTTGGATCGGACAAACATCTGCCATGATATGAAAAAGCTCTGCGCCAGCGCCAAAGTGGATCCCCGTAAGGTTTTTCCTCACAACCTGCGGCATTTGTTCGCCCGCAGCTTTTACGCCATTGAGAAGAACCTGGCACATTTGGCGGACATCCTCGGCCACAGCCGTATTGAAACTACGCGAATCTATGTGGCGGCCAGCGCTACAGCTCACGAGCGGATCTTGAATAAAATGAAGCTCATTTTATAAAAAAACCACAGACTAACTCATCTGTGGTAAATATTATCACGCCTGTATCGTGAAGCACGTTACAAACATTTATATTATAGCGTAAAACCCCCATATTTTCAAGTGATACATAGCAAAAGTAAGGGGAAAATCCCACATAAAACGATATTTGTGCATGACGAGAAAGCCTGCATCTGCTGTTTTATTTGCAGGCTTTCTTGTTGTGGCCAAGTGAGGCGATTTGCGGACAAAGCAAGTCGCCTTTTTCTTTTTCTTCCTAAATCTACCGACTGCGGCCATACCCAATTTACCACAGATGAGTTAGTCTGTGGTATCGAGCCGCATGTTTAAAGAAGGCGAGTCGGAAAATTGTATGGCAAGGAGGTGAGTTATGAATGGAATGAAAATTGGCACGATAGGGCTGCTGGATATTTTGGCGGCCAAAAGCGGATGTATGTATCTGTCTGATCTGGCGAAAACGGGAACAAATATGATCATGCCTCACCACCTGCATGAAATCAATGCGCAGGAATTTAGCCTGCGGGAATGGGAGGATGCGGTTTCCTATTTGACCGGACAGAGTCAATCCTTCACAGCACCAGAACAAGCGAAGCAATATTTAGTTGGGTGCATGCTGAATCAATTTGCAGAAAACCATGAAAAGAGGTAAAGATTATGAAACAAACAAAAAAGAGCAGACTGCTGGCCATTTTGTTGTCGGCCGCTATGTTGCTGAGTATGCTCCCCACTGTGGCCTTTGCAGAAGAAACCGAGAGTATACCAGCGGAGCAATGCACTGTCACCGAAGGCTGCACGCTGGAGGATGGGCATGAAGGAGAGTGCGCCATTGCAGAACCCGAAACGGAACCTATTGCAGAGATGGTAACGGAACCTATTGCAGAGCCGGCAGAAGCAACAGAGGCAGAAAATACAACGGGAACGGAAGAAAACAAATCAGAACCTTCTGAAACAACGGAAGAAACAGCTACAGAAGAAGCTGTTGAAGAACAAGTGGAAACTTTATCAGAAAGTGGAGTCATTACGTCTGACGAGCTGATTAGAGCTATCAATAATGTTGAAAACGATGGAACTGTTACACTTGCGGGCGATATTGCTGGTAATGTGGAAGTCTCATCAAATAAGCAGTTTACATTGGACTTAAATGGAAAAACATTAAACGGCCAGATCAGAA
The Ruminococcus gauvreauii genome window above contains:
- a CDS encoding tyrosine-type recombinase/integrase, which codes for MKQLTEEKIQAFEESLYLNEKSKATVSKYLRTVRKLAEYLQGKELTKPRLLEYREILQNQVKAQTVNGTLSSINAFLEFCGWQDCKIKLLKVQRKAFLDETRELSEAEYKQLLAAAQAKGNERLYLVMLTICGTGIRVSELQHITVEAAQTGRAEICMKGKNRTVLLQKELRVRLLKYAKELGIDEGHIFRTRSGKPLDRTNICHDMKKLCASAKVDPRKVFPHNLRHLFARSFYAIEKNLAHLADILGHSRIETTRIYVAASATAHERILNKMKLIL